A single window of Plasmodium reichenowi strain SY57 chromosome 14, whole genome shotgun sequence DNA harbors:
- a CDS encoding hypothetical protein (conserved Plasmodium protein, unknown function): MKLILFFLFYCIFKNTVLLQRTNDIPLINYEMIPLRRWQVSNKEFTKLKEKLKIFIASEIQKDKSILLRKYYKEFYIIDDNNNDIAPVENLNEEKNNNILRKKVSDINGLKNDKTIDVNGPILLI; encoded by the exons atgaaacttatattgttctttttattttactgtatttttaaaaatactGTTCTGCTTCAGAGAACAAATGACATACCtttaattaattatgaGATGATACCATTAAGAAG atgGCAGGTGTCTAATAAGGAATTcacaaaattaaaagaaaagttAAAGATATTTATAGCATCAg aAATTCAAAAAGATAAATCAATATTGCTTcgaaaatattataaggAATTCTACATTATAG atgataataat aATGATATAGCACCTGTtgaaaatttaaatgaagaaaaaaataacaatattttGAGAAAAAAGGTGTCAG ATATTAATGGATtgaaaaatgataaaacAATTGATGTGAATGGTCCAATATTATTGATATGA
- a CDS encoding hypothetical protein (conserved Plasmodium protein, unknown function) produces the protein MLPQITTMENYEKLFELMTLDDDNAYSIIKSSEETRIKKILYKSKHDPNLLPSYSTFNLRGKRYNVSNPTGELIKKVSVQKRIEELQTSCEKKVLKKGEKNQMIASLNEIKKKNPSLLTVSKKKKKYKDPLPDRNDIPLMNITEDIDYIYDNAVQVINSKPVEKKKKKGKVLIDDDPLSKEDYGKISPYLIKIKDELKEKENLKKQDIIDEEKITREIKEKRDYLLAELKNKYNEINKEYLKISHVVDINSVRKLKKKEGYEKQLNQLEKDILKLENQTY, from the coding sequence ATGTTGCCACAAATAACTACAATGGAGAATTACgaaaaattatttgaaCTGATGACATTAGACGATGATAATGCCTATAGTATAATAAAGAGTAGTGAAGAAACCagaataaagaaaatattgTACAAATCTAAACATGACCCTAACTTACTTCCAAGTTATTCTACATTTAATTTAAGAGGAAAGCGATATAATGTATCTAACCCCACGGGagaattaattaaaaaagtaTCTGTTCAGAAAAGAATAGAAGAATTACAAACTAGTtgtgaaaaaaaagttttGAAAAAAGGAGAAAAAAATCAAATGATAGCTTctttaaatgaaataaaaaagaaaaaccCAAGTTTATTAACAGTGTcaaagaaaaagaaaaaatataaagatcCTTTACCTGATCGTAATGATATACCCTTAATGAATATTACAGAAGATATcgattatatatatgataatgCTGTGCAAGTAATTAATTCAAAACCTGttgagaaaaaaaaaaaaaaaggaaaagtTTTAATCGATGATGATCCTTTAAGTAAAGAAGATTATGGAAAGATTAGTCCTTatcttataaaaattaaggacgaattaaaagaaaaagaaaatttaaaaaaacaagaTATTATTGATGAGGAAAAAATTACTAgagaaataaaagaaaaaagagaTTACTTATTAGcagaattaaaaaataaatataatgaaattaataaagaatatttaaaaatatcaCATGTAGTTGATATTAATTCAGTCAGAAAattgaagaaaaaagaagGTTATGAAAAACAGCTGAACCAATtagaaaaagatatattaaaacTAGAAAATCAAACTtattag
- a CDS encoding transcription factor with AP2 domain(s) → MEDNNMNNEQKFNPNMLGMENNVSQEPAVETVVVEPKKKVGRPRGASSNNKVIKKEEKISTSSSGYPGVSWNKRMCAWLAFFYDGASRRSRTFHPKHFNMDKEKARLAAVEFMKTVENNGRKKSGKGKGGRSKSKQLNDEHFNALHNSDLGNSMNGMNAHNNLHMQLMSMNPAFYMQSLNRNFNMSANERNNMFNSLNNHSGLNGPLKSMQDHNGLYMQNHVFNNMHLLNNSNSGLNNNRNNNSNNNNNSSNSHNNSSNNLHYLNELIFNSNLFHGNNMGYHEGNVNTGVSDLLNLDDNVGLHNKDVENLMNVLFRQNYNMNMNISNIDKHYLQGSNVHMNGPQGNNNNNNNNNMNNNNSNNNNNSGSNNNSINNNNTNNNNNNSNNSSSNNNNNMNNNKNNNNNNNNNNSNSGNSNSSQNQHMYLSSHNNDIFDNNNNNNNNSNSGNNDSNNNNQSNISNYYDYNFDLYRGNVSPNIMDMVHRMNNNMKDGKNVDPLNDDIGNDLNFRLHENSAWINQLRQSHNNLCNNINNNHCDLCHTTSPDHSLKEQMELSKRKKTTTNLNNRKNDLLEDSVNSFDLNIPCSCSSHLRNQKNHFCVYYNQSNSSSQNENYKNYLNWNPNSNNNLINNSIDKNDTPLDNSNGNSGRNLGDSNLLCISQNNNGTSSQSTNPKHLSQTMDMNQKQSSHTSQYSNNPNLQDIQNQFSYQNQPNINMDMHNQLNLIKQNCNYSPKCINNNKKKSTTGTSKDSTRKLLSSHSLSMPLEQQHQSSKKNNLSSSFIENNLCTKLNSIINFEWINNDLKMNLNGNKSNSYDNSES, encoded by the coding sequence aTGGAAGATaacaatatgaataatgaACAAAAATTTAATCCTAATATGTTGGGAATGGAGAATAATGTTAGCCAAGAACCAGCAGTTGAAACAGTAGTAGTTGAACCAAAGAAAAAAGTGGGAAGACCTAGAGGTGCTAGTTCAAATAATAAggttataaaaaaagaagaaaagaTTTCTACATCATCATCTGGTTATCCTGGTGTTAGTTGGAATAAGCGTATGTGTGCGTGGCTAGCTTTTTTCTATGATGGTGCATCAAGAAGAAGTAGAACATTTCATCCAAAACACTTTAATATGGATAAAGAAAAAGCAAGATTAGCAGCAGTTGAATTTATGAAGACTGTTGAGAATAATGGTAGAAAAAAATCTGGAAAAGGTAAAGGTGGTAGAAGTAAAAGCAAACAATTAAATGATGAACATTTCAATGCATTACACAATAGTGATCTTGGAAATAGTATGAATGGTATGAATGCtcataataatttacaCATGCAGTTGATGTCTATGAATCCAGCTTTTTATATGCAGAGTTTAAACAgaaattttaatatgtcTGCAAAcgaaagaaataatatgtttaacTCTTTGAATAATCATTCTGGATTAAATGGACCACTTAAGAGTATGCAAGATCACAATGGATTATATATGCAGAATCatgtatttaataatatgcatttattaaataattcgAATAGTGGTTTAAATAAcaatagaaataataattccaataataacaataatagtagtaacagccataataatagtagtaataatttACATTACTTGAATGAATTAATTTTCAACTCGAATTTATTTCATGGAAATAATATGGGATATCATGAAGGGAATGTGAATACTGGTGTAAGTGATTTATTAAATCTTGATGATAATGTTGGTTTACATAATAAAGATGTAGAAAACTTGATGAATGTGTTATTTAGgcaaaattataatatgaacatgAATATATCTAATATAGATAAGCATTATTTACAAGGAAGTAATGTTCATATGAACGGGCCACaaggaaataataataataataataataataatatgaacaacaacaattctaataataacaataatagtggtagtaataataatagtattaataataataatactaataacaataataacaattcCAATAATAGTAgttctaataataataataatatgaataacaACAAgaacaacaataataataacaataataataattctaaTTCTGGTAATAGCAATTCATCACAAAATCAACATATGTATCTATCAAGTCATAACAATGATAtatttgataataataataataataataataatagtaatagtGGAAATAACGattcaaataataacaaccaatcaaatatatctaattattatgattataattttgatttatataGAGGAAATGTATCACCAAATATAATGGATATGGTTCATCgtatgaataataatatgaaagaTGGGAAAAATGTAGATCCtttaaatgatgatattGGAAATGATTTAAATTTTCGATTACATGAAAATTCAGCATGGATAAATCAACTGAGACAATcacataataatttgtgtaataatataaacaataacCATTGTGATTTATGTCATACAACATCACCTGATCATAGTCTTAAAGAGCAAATGGAATTAAgcaaaagaaaaaaaactaCAACTAATCttaataatagaaaaaatgatttattaGAAGATAGTGTAAATAGTTTTGATCTGAATATACCATGTTCTTGTTCATCACATTTGAGAAATCAAAAGAATCATTTCTGTGTCTATTATAACCAATCGAATTCCTCTTCtcaaaatgaaaattataaaaattatctAAATTGGAATCCTAATTCTAATAACAACCTAATTAATAATAGCattgataaaaatgatacGCCTTTAGATAATTCTAATGGAAATAGTGGAAGGAACTTAGGAGATTCcaatttattatgtatttcacaaaataataatggaACTAGTTCTCAATCAACAAATCCAAAACATTTATCACAAACCATGGATATGAACCAAAAACAATCTTCACATACTTCACAATATTCCAATAATCCAAATTTACAAGATATACAAAATCAATTTAGTTATCAGAACCAGccaaatattaatatggATATGCATAACCAATtgaatttaataaaacaaaattgtaattattcaccaaaatgtattaacaataataaaaaaaaaagtactACAGGAACATCCAAAGATTCAACtagaaaattattatcttctCATTCTTTAAGTATGCCTCTAGAACAACAACATCAGTCttccaaaaaaaataatttaagtTCCTCCTTcatagaaaataatttatgtaCCAAACTAAACAGTATTATCAACTTTGAATGGataaataatgatttaaaaatgaatttaaaTGGAAACAAATCAAATTCATATGATAATTCTGAatcttaa